A genomic region of Oscillatoria sp. FACHB-1407 contains the following coding sequences:
- a CDS encoding ABC transporter ATP-binding protein translates to MEVRDVYKSFSVQGKPLMVLQGINLQLYSREFVCLVGTSGCGKSTLLNIVAGLVAPSAGQVLVDGEVVLGPGSDRGMVFQGYTLYPWLTVSENIAFGLQLRKMPKAEQQERVAYYLDVVGLTQFAKAYPKQLSGGMKQRVAIARALANEPEVLLMDEPFGALDAQTKEQMQQFLLDLWGRTHVTVLMITHDVEEAIFLSQRVYVMSSRPGKLKLEVPIALPEQRDLEIKLSSEFVDIKRDIIHALRDEG, encoded by the coding sequence ATGGAGGTGCGGGACGTCTATAAATCGTTTTCAGTGCAGGGCAAGCCGTTGATGGTGCTGCAAGGGATTAACTTGCAACTCTATTCCAGAGAGTTTGTTTGTCTTGTGGGCACCTCTGGCTGTGGCAAATCAACCCTGCTCAACATCGTCGCAGGTTTAGTTGCTCCCTCCGCAGGGCAAGTCCTGGTCGATGGCGAAGTAGTTTTGGGTCCAGGTTCCGATCGTGGCATGGTGTTTCAGGGCTATACCCTCTATCCCTGGCTCACGGTTTCAGAAAACATTGCCTTTGGTTTGCAACTCCGCAAGATGCCCAAAGCCGAGCAGCAGGAGCGAGTGGCATATTATCTCGATGTGGTCGGGTTAACCCAGTTTGCCAAGGCATATCCCAAACAGCTTTCAGGCGGGATGAAACAACGAGTGGCGATCGCTCGTGCTCTAGCCAACGAACCAGAAGTGCTGTTAATGGATGAACCCTTTGGTGCGCTGGATGCCCAAACCAAAGAGCAAATGCAGCAGTTTTTGCTTGACCTGTGGGGGCGTACCCACGTTACGGTGCTGATGATCACTCATGATGTAGAGGAGGCAATTTTCCTGTCTCAGCGGGTGTATGTCATGAGTAGTCGCCCTGGAAAGCTCAAGTTAGAAGTGCCGATCGCCCTTCCAGAACAACGCGATCTGGAAATCAAACTCTCCTCAGAGTTTGTGGATATCAAACGCGACATCATTCACGCACTGCGGGATGAGGGGTAA